A segment of the Populus alba chromosome 9, ASM523922v2, whole genome shotgun sequence genome:
GGCAAATACACATGTAAAGGTTTCAGTTAGAACCGGGATAATTGTGGAAAAATGGGGTGGTATATTTACATGATGGTCAGACTATGTGTGAAAATGGAACTAAGTCCTTTTCACTTCTGGCAAAAATGCATTGCAAGGCTCAGGGCTTCTGGGTGGGTCAAAAGACATTGGGTTTCTAAGTTGGGGTTCTGGAGTCTTATTTAGCCAGGATAGAACTTGAACTGTCCTGAATTTGAAAATAGATCAGGCTCAAACCACTTTCTGAATATGTTTTTGTATGCTTTAACATTACAATTATAAATTTCCCTTTAGAATACTGTATCATTCATTTTAATGTATGATGTTGTATGCTCATTTTAAAATAGCTGGTTCTTTTTGGCTGGTTGCTCTTTCTTTGAAGATtaagtttataaatttcatgaaaaatgaATTGGTGTGTCCACATAAAAATCTGAAGAAACCATAGGAATGCTTTATTGTGCCAGACAGTTGTCTCCTGAATTTCTTGTCTAGGTGTCAAATAACCCTTGACTTAGCTCCTCTAGAATTAATCTCAGCAATATTTTCTTTATGGCATTTTACAAGTTtagtttaattgctttttttccaACTATTGTTTAGTTTGCATTGCGCTCTATAACTATATACACTTTTGAGGAATGAGAATGTGACAATTACATTATAACTGCTGGGTGAACCTTTGAATTAATTGCCTTGAAGGTTGTGTTATCAACTCTTGCTTTCACAGCATTTGAACTCCCACCAAATGGTGCTATTGGAACGAAAATTTTGGAGTTCCTTTTTCATTCCAGACCTGATTTGGTGAGTGCTCTTATCTACATATTCGCAATCCACGTTGCATATGATCACCAAGCAATTCTTTAAGCAAGCCCAAAGCTAAAATCTAGCAGTTCTTTGGTTTGGTGTGTTTCCTCTGTTGTTGTTTATTGAAAGCCTTGTGACTGAAGTTATCTTGCATGTGTTCTCtaagaaaaaaaggataatttttgtttttttggtattgGTTTGGATGAATTCCAGGTGAACATCAGAAGCATTGATGAGGCTGTTGTTATTGGtgctgctctctctctctcttcttcagcTTTTGTTCTGCAGGTACTCAAGTTGTAAAATCTAACAATGAGTTGCAGATCATCTGTATAGTCATTTCTATTTCTAATAGTGGAATTTAGGATAACTTTAAATCCTGAAATTATTCATATCCAACCCAAATGATGGTCTACTTATGTTCTATATTTCGGGCTGTTATAGGGTTTCCAGCATTAAGGCTTTTCATTGAAAGAGAATTAGAGTTATGTGATGCAGGGTTctggttttgaaaaattattaacagCATGGATTAACGAATTTTGGAATGATCACACTACAGAACAAGTGATAACAAATTGacgaagaaaaagaagacaagGAAATGGGAATGTTTGCAAGTCTTTGCAGGACATTATAGATGATTCAAAGATTGCAAGCAAGAGCTATAGGATGGCTCTTGATAGGTTCAAAAAGTGATTAGAGTATGAGAATAGAAAGTATGAAAGgagttgatttgattatttgattgtcATGGTTTTCCTAAACACGCAAATCAGATTGGAAAagtgaataaaatttaagaagcttagaagaagaataagagaagaatgctcaagaaaaaaagagtgaagAGAGACAGAGGAGAAGGGAATTCCTCATCTTGCAAAGCTTTCAAAAGAGGAGTTTGTTACTTGGTCACCTGGGCTCCTATAGAACCTATAACTGGATATATGGATGGAGATAGGAGTGTTTAAgtctgatgatgaagaagattaGCAGGACCATTCAGTAATAAGTATATTGGTTCTATGGATTCCACATCTCCCTGATATGTTCTTTGAAGTAAAGTATCCCATGGTTTCTTTGAATTATGTCTAGGTCCTCAAAAGTCCTTTTCTAAGAACAGTTctgaagaaaaatcaaaatagaagaTTTCCACTTGatttggttgtttttcaatCATATCAACatacataatatttatattaaataagatATATTGGATCTCATCCTTGAGCTTATCAGATGTATAAATAGCTTCTTGCAGAAAAGGGTGAGCTTCCTACAAGATTTGGCTCTGCAACTTTGGGAATACTTCTTTTACAGGTACTTTAATTACTCACACCTGGTCTTGTCTACATGTATACTTAAAATTTctgttatgttttgaattgattatgCACATGTGTCTTGCCAATATCTTCATGCAAGCAGAgactaaaattttgatattaaaatgatgttggaAGTTGAAACCTCATTACTCTCTATTTACAGGACATAGCAGTTGTTCCTCTCTTGGTCATACTTCCTGTGCTAGAGAGCCAGGTATGTCTAATCTTGCTTTTTTTCTGTCCTGAAGAACtctaaataaatttcattttttgttaccagtaataataatttaggctgcgtaaattaatttaatggtaTGCTTGTAATCCCACTTTGAAGATACCTGCTCCAAACTCAAAAGGTTTCTGTTCCGCTAGCTTTATTTGTTTGGACAAGATAACGCAGAGCAGATTAGCCAAAGACTCAGGCTGTCTAGAACAAAGAGTTCAGTGAAAATAATGCTTTTTAACTTCTGGTGATCTGGTTGAGATcaactaataattaatttaacttttcattGTGGGGACAATTGCTCAGAATTTTTATGTTTCTAGAAAAACATCTTGATTTcaattttcctttcctttttatgtTTAATCAGTGATAATTCCTGAGATATATTCCAGATGCTTCAAGTTATTCATTGACCTTGTGTTCCTTCATCTgtgatatgatatgatatatatatatatatatatatatatatatatatatattttgcagaATCTGGTGGAGGAAAGTATTTGGCCATTGCTTGCCCAAGAAAGTTTAAAGGCTTTAGGTGGTCTTGGGTTGCTTTCTCTTGGGGGGAAATACCTTCTAAGAGGAGTGTTTGAGGTATGTACCATACTTATTTTATACATTAGATCCAGACATACATATGGATACATAAAATGTTGTTGCCGAAACTAAACTAAGTTATTCAGGTTGTTGCAGAAGCAAGAAGTTCAGAAGCATTTGTTGCTCTCTGCCTGCTAACAGTTGCTGGGACTTCTCTTCTAACTCAGAAGTTGGGCTTCAGTGACACGGTTTAAACCTTTCTTATTGGTGATAGAAAATGGTTGATATTGAGTTTTTGAGTCCATGcagtttgattgaatttgatttgatcatgcAGCTGGGAGCATTTTTAGCGGGGGCATTGCTGGCAGAAACAAATTTCCGAACACAGATTGAAGCTGACATAAGGCCATTTAGAGGCTTACTTCTTGGGTTATTTTTTGTGACTACAGGGACTTCAATTGACACGCAGGTTCAATTTTTTCTCATCTATTAATTTCATAAGCAGGTCTGTTAAGCAGGATGTTTGAAGCATTGAATACAGACAACTGTATGACATGCTTTTCTTCTTATGGGCATGATATCTTAATTCATCGTTAGTGCCAGAACATTCTGTTCACTGAttgtttctttcatttcctCTCTGAAAAGTCGATTTATCTTCTTGTGCAGCTCCTTTTTCGAGAATGGCCAAATATACTCTCTCTCTTGGCAGGTTTAATCGCCATCAAGACAATGATTATAACAGCAATAGGTCCTCGTGTTGGACTCACCTTGCAAGAAAGTGTAAGGATTGGATTGCTTCTATCTCAAGGAGGTGAATTTGCATTTGTTGTATTCTCTCTAGCTAACAGGTcagtcaatattttattatgtgcTACCATGCTATGACAGCATTCTGGATTACTTTCTTCTCTAAAATTTGTATCTTCTTGTAAGCAGTCTGGGAGTGCTACCACTTGAACTTAACAAGCTGCTCATAATTGTCGTTGTGTTGTCAATGGCATTAACCCCATTGCTTAATGAAGTTGGAAGAAGAGCTGCTGAGTTCATTGAAGACAAGTTTGACACAGAAGATGTAAGTTCAGTGTATTATGAGTATGGTTGTGCTAAGTTctcatgttttgaatatttgctaGTACACATCAGATGTGAATTTACCAACTATATGCTTAGATGCTccagaatttttaaaatcacctgaactattttcttcattttttaccCTCACTCTATGTAATGTTTTCAGGTTCTTCAATGCATATTGTTACATtctattgattaatttattgattttttattacttcTGCTAATGTGCCTAAAGTTAAATCTGAAATATGCCAGAAAGCTGCTGAGGTGAACTTCAATGTTAGGGAACCTATTGTGATTGTTGGATTCGGACAAATGGGTCAGGTACTTTAGttatttagaagaaaaacagctgtttttttttttgtttggtttcaaAGAGACGTATCATTATGACTGTGCTGAAACTGCCCTAATGTTGCCATTTTTGTACATGCAGGTATTGGCCAATTTCTTGTCCGCCCCTTTGGCTTCTGGGATAGATGGCGGCTTTGTAGGGTGGCCTTATGTAGCTTTTGATTTGAATGTTTCCGTTGTCAAGGTCAGGAATTTTTGagtttgattcaaataatttGCTTCTACAATCCAAAGTTAATTCTCCAAAAATTTCCATAAACTGTTCAGCGTAACTTTGTTTCCACATATGTGGTTATGAATTAAGTTCAAAATCAATTTGAGCTTTCAAGAATTATGTTAACTTACACATCAAGTAAATTGCTGTTGCTTACATATACCATGACCCTTACAGATTTCCAGGTACACAATTGTTGAGAACTAAAACATGAGTCTGATTACAATTAGATCTGTCTTTAAAAAGGTACACTGCGTGGAAACTGTTTGGTAGTATTGTTGAGGTTTCCCATTTCTAATAGTGAGAAAATGAAAGCATCTCTTAAACTGTGCTTGTAGAGAGGATAGAAACTTTTTATCTGCTAATGCCTGATCATCTGCAGATTTTTTTGGCATTAAACCTTTGCAACTTCTCAAGCCATTCTTCTCTTGCTAATAGTTTGTGCTAGGTTATAATGTTcggtcttttaatttttcaccatCATATTCACAGGCATCCAGGAAACTTGGTTTTCCAATCCTTTATGGGGATGGTTCACTTCCAGCGGTATTGCAATCTGCTAGTATCTCTTCCCCGAAGGCTTTCATGATCATGTTTACAGGGAGGAGGAGGACAACTGAGGCTGTTCAAAGGCTTCGGCTTGCATTCCCTGGGGTAGTGCTCCCACTCTGAGCATGTGCATCAATTGcaatttataaaaatgaatggagaagaaaacaaagggaAAATGAATACAGTCTAATATGAGTTATCATAATCCTTCCCTCTTTACTGCCATCACAGGCTGCTAATTCTGTAAGAAGCGGATGaagctttaatatttttttttgggtccttTTTCCCTTGTTTAGAAATATGTGACgtcttaattttgttatttgcaTAAGATTTCTCCGtgccaaaaatattttcaaccacATTGCCCAATTTATCCTCAATGGAGCTAGGAGGCACTAAGGTTCGTTTGGCATGACTTTGTAGAAAATGACTTTTGATTTTGAGTCGTAATTCAACTATGAGTTAAGTTAGAAGTATGCTTGACAAAAATTGACTCgaagcaatttttttaatgaaaggaGGTGGtataagcaaaataaaattttgactcAATTTTGTAACAACTTATTTGATTGAAGTCAAAAGTTATTTCTTATCAAACATCTTTGACTTTTCTTCGAATCAAAAGTAGAAAAACATCTTAGATCAATTTGCAAAAGTCATATCAAAGGGAACCtcaatttatttcttgattcCACTCTATTGCTTCTGTTTCAtccatattttcttttcatttttacccACTTTTctaatgatatgttttttttcttggttgaatTGCTATTTTTGGTGCATACTTGGCAGATACCAATTTATGCCAGAGCTCAAGATCTCACCCATCTTTTAGAGCTAAAGAAAGCAGGCACAACAGATGCTATATTGGAAAATGCGGAGGTAAGAATAAATCAGTTCCCTTTTGTTGGCTTTCACTTCTGAAGGGGTTTCAATAACTTTCACCAATCACCctaactatatatgtcatataTTGATCAGATGAGCTTACAACTTGGCTCTAAGCTTTTGAAAGACTTTGGCGTCATGTCTGATGATGTGAACTTCTTGAGCCAACTTTTTCGAGACTCCATGGAGTTACAAGCTCAAGAAGCACTCAGCAAAAATGATGCTCGAGAATTTGATATTACGAAACCATTGCAGGTAAATACATACAGTCTAGGAAACCTTACAATTTGACTTGCTGGTCACTAGAATGGCAGGGTATGAGATTTTCTGTACTATACAGTTacagatttttattaaaactgcATTGCAATCTGTTTATTTCCAACTAGTGGCCTTTAATCTAACCAAAACATTGTGACAGCTCACTCTTTGTTTCGGTCCACATACTTTGTCTCTCTTTCCCTGACTTCCTGTGCACCTGATCTTTCTATTCCACTGGAGATCTTTCTATTTTCTGAATATTCAAAGTTTGTGCcatattttatgtataaatcCCATGCTTGAATATTTCTTAGAAGTTATTCTTTAGTTATTGAGTTGCATTTCATCTTACATGCATTACTGTCGTTGGAATTGCTTTTGAGTACCATTTCCTTGATGCACTTCATGGAACCAACACCGAACTAACTCTTGATTCTCTAAAGGTAAGAGTTGGTGACTCAATCGGTGCCCAAGCACCTATTCCATCAACCTCATCTGGAGCCAAATCGTTAAGTATAAATCAGACAGATGATAGTCATGTCTTGAGGTTTCAAGGGGAAGCAGATCAAGCAGCACATGACAGTGAGCTCCAAGAACCAGAGGATGTGCAGGGAAAGGGTGTTTTATACTGTGAGCTAGATGGAGAAAATGGCTTTCCAGTTGGAACTGACGATGCTATGGTGGAGAAAAACATGTTAGATCCATCAGCACCTTGCATGGCAACTACTGAGGATCCTTAAAACTGTCGGAGATTTTTCACTCCTAAAGagtattttatttgttcttgtGAGCCTCATTATAGCTCTtctcaattgtttttgttgctgaGACTAACGTTACAGACAGAACAATCTAAACTTAGTCAAAAGGGTAGCTGGATTGGctgttttaatataattctcAGACTCCATCACAAGGTTTCAATTCCTGTAAACCACATCATGTATATTGTTGACATTGATAAACTGATTACCGATGAAAAATGTACTTTGTTTAGATATATGAACATATTGATTTCTTGTATTTCTACCTCTGAAGTTTTTTCGTTAATTTGGGGCCTCAATGAAACAGATTGTAATGCTCTGGGATTTTGATCAGATCTAGGATATATGGCCTCAGTACTTGAGCTATTACCATTTAGCGAAAACAATCACCAAAGAGTTCTGGATACTGTGGAACATTTTGTAAACTAGATACCCATTTCTCAAGATAATTCCCTATTATATCCAAATCAAActgaaacaatatttttctacaGTCAAGTTAGTCCTCATACGGTGGTGGCTACTGATGCAGATCTATTCATAATAGATTAGGGCTGTTGGTGGTGCTCTTGGCTGCGTGGAGGTTGTGGTTGGTGGTGAAGATGTGGGTGGCTGGGGTAAGTTGCCCAAGTTGGATTGGGTATATGGTGGAGAAAGAGTTCAATGCAGTGCCTAGTTTAGGAAATTGCTCGTATGCCTTACATTTGCATTGTttaataaaatgctaaaaagaGGAGTTGTTGAAGGACGGAAGGGCGAGAAATGTGCAATTATAAGGGAACAGTGGTGGTGGTTATTGatatccaaatatatttttgttttttcattttttttaataagattgaaCTTGTAGAAGGGTTCATCAATTGATCAAAGACGCAAAGAGTTGACTTTCTTTTCCATGCAATTTTCATCGTAACAACACTTTTGTGATCCCTCAGCAAGAAATGGCTGGCCAAGTTTTGTCCCCGGCCCTGCAAGTGATCTTTGACAGAATAGCTTCTCCTTTCATAGAAGTGCTTGGTGGTATTTGGGGATTCGAGGACAACCTTAAAAAAGGATGAAGCAATCCTTGTTAATGATTTAAGCGATTCTTGAAGATGCAGAAGAGCAACAAGTGACCCCAAAAGCTGTGAAGATTTGGTTGCCAAACCTCAGGGATGCAGCTTATGTAACTGAGGACCTACTAGAGCATCTTACTGTGGAAGGCAAGCAGTATCCTGTTCCAATTTCAATCAATGCTTGGAAGGTTAGGAAGACACTTGAAGCTTTGGAAACGACTGCATATGAGGGACTTGGCTTGAATTTGAGAGAGGATATTGTTATTAATAGCAAATATAATACAAGAGAAACTAACTCTTTCACCGTTGGAATGGAAGTTTATGGAAGAGCGGAAGATAGTACAACAGTTATGATCTTGTGAAGCTACCCAGGAAGGATATCCAACAGTTATTCCAAAAACCGGTATTGGGGGCATTGGCAAGACAAATCTTGCTCAATTGGCATATAATGATGGGAGGGTAACACAGAACTTCGATGTTAAAATCTGGGTGTTTGtgtctgaatttttttatgcaaagatGATCATGAAGACAGTTACAGAGTCTGCTACAaagaaaatatgcaaaaaagaGATGGATGCGCATAGAAAGAGATACCTCATTGTGCTAGATGATGCTTGGAGTGAGGATCACATTGAGTGGGGCAAGCTAAGGCCTTTGTTGAGAGGGGGTCTTGCTGGAAGTAAAATCATCATCGCCTCTCGTAGTAAAAAAGTTGCTATGATGATGGACTCCCCAACCTTCCCTTACCATTTGAAGGGTTTGGATGAAGATGATTGCTGGGCTTTGTTCAGGCAACGGGCTTTTCGGAGACGAGAAGAAGAGCAGTATCCAAATCTTTCGCCAATAGGAAAGCAGATTGCCAGAAAATTTGGAGGGTTGCCGCTTGCTGCAAAAACTTTGGGAAGCTTGACGCGCTTCAAAAGAGAGGATAGAGAGTGGTTATTAGTGGAAAATAGTGAACCTTGGAGTTTAAATGTAAACCATGGTGGAATTTTACCTTCCCTGATGCTAAGTTATTATCATCCAACAATACAACTCAAACATTGCTTTGCTTTCTGCTCAATATTTCCAAAAGCTTACGAAATCAAGGAGAAGATAATTCTCCTATGGATGGCAGAGGGATTTCTACTAGGGGTCAAACCACCAGAAGATATTGGCAATGAGTACTTCAAGGATTTGTTGTGGATGGGTTTCTTTCAAGATGCAGAAAAATCTGATGATGGCAACATGAATTGCTACAAAATGCATGATATCATTCATGATCTTGCACAATATGTTTCAGGGAAAGAATTTGCGATAGTGGAGCATGATCTTCTACCACTTAGCCTGGTCCAAGCTTGCCACTCATGTGTCGAAGGTAAAGTTGGATCATTTACAGTTCCAGAAGCATTGTATGAGGCAGAACAACAGCGGACACTCTTATTGGTAGGGGTGGAGGGCTTGAAAGACATTCCCTGCAAACTGTTTTCTAGTTTCAAATACTGGCGCGTGGTAGATCTGAACAGTTGTGGCTTAGCAAGTCTGGATAAATCTCTATAGGTAGCTTGCTGTGTTTGACCTGTCTTAATACACTAATCGGAGTTTTCCCACCAAGCGTAGAGGGGCTTCGTCATTTGCAAACTTTGTTCCTGTATGGCTGCACTGGTCTTGCACAATTGCCTGACTTGACAACAATGGCTGATCTGCGCCATCTTATTTTAACTGGACGTGACTGTTTACCCTTGATTCCTTTCAGTATCAGAAAGTTGCATCTACTTCAGACATTGCCAAAATATATTGTACATAGGGATTGCAACTGCACTTGAAGATTTAGATCTCtgcatgaagaaaaaacttgagACACTGGAACCACACTGAGGACACACTAGTGCTCGAGGAAGGAGTGGTGTCACAAGCCCTGCACAACAGTGTGAACAAGATGCTTATGTGGCAACAGGAATTCTCAAAGCCTTGCAACCTcgtcaaaatctaaaaaagctACTTATAAAAGGTTATCCTGGAACCAAATTTCCACGTAGCCTGCATTCTTTGCAAACTCTAAATATGCGTGGTTGCTGTAATCTTGAGCGGTTGCCAAATTTGTCGCGAATGGCTCGTCTTAGACATTGTCGTTGTTGCAGTGATTCtgaacaacaaaaataacaaaggatAATGCTTGTTTTTAAGAAGAGATTGATGAATGAAAAGCTTGAATACTTTATTAATAACTGCAGCTCAATTTATAGAGCTGATACATAACAAACTCCTATGATCATGGTCCTACATTCAAGCCATGATCAATTGATAATGGAAATAACAGAGCTGCGAAATAACAGCAAGAACAAGAGAATAGGAACAGAATTgactaaatcaaaaattaaaaaaagaataaaattccaACTCAGCAGTCCTGAATATTATttctaacactcctccttgTTTAGGAGCTGCAAACTCCCAACTTTGTTCTCAGAAATTCGAATTTGTTGACTGGCAGTGGTTTGGTGAAAATATCAGCTGCTTGTTCTTCAGTTTTGCAGTAAATAAGAATGATACTCCCATCTTTCTGCACCTCTCTCAAAAAGAATAATTTGATGTTGAAGTGCTTGGTTTTCCCGTGAAACACAGGATTATTAGAGATGTAAATGGCAgcttgattgtcaactagaaTTTCTGTGCTTTCCTTTTGCTCCAGGTTAAGATCAGATAAAATTTTCCTCAGCCACAAAGCTTGATTGACAGCAGCTGTTGCAGCCACAAACTCAGCTTCAGCAGTGGATTGGGCTACGGTTTCTTGCTTTTTGAATTCCATGAAAACACACCAGAACCTAAAGAGAAACAGTAGCCTGATGTGCTCTTCAAGTCATCAATTGAGTCACCCCAATCACTGTCAGAGTACCCGACCAGTTTGAACTCTCTACTTCTTGTGTATCTTATGCCAAAATTGCAGGTTCCTTTGACATATCTTATCACTCTTTTAGCAACCTTGAAATGCAATTCACTAGCACAATGCATGAATCTAGACAAGATACTCACAACATTCAAAATATCAGGCCTAGTTGCAGTGAGATACATTAAGCATCCAATAATTTTTCTGAATTGTGCTTGATCAACCTTCTCGGCTCCATCTTCTTTACATAGCTTCTCCTTTTGATTCATATGAGTGCTCACTGCTTTGCAATCTTCAAGTTTGAACTTTTTGAGGATTTCTTTGGCATACTTCTTCTGACATATGAACACTTCATGTTCAGCTTGCTTAGTGGATTGGGCTACGGTTTCTTGCTTTTTGAATTCCATGAAAACACACCAGAACCTAAAGAGAAACAGTAGC
Coding sequences within it:
- the LOC118048611 gene encoding K(+) efflux antiporter 3, chloroplastic isoform X1, yielding MLESITCCHGPKGHNIRNKSSPIRACSRHISHFHVHSFNARFFTKKPTRMPSCGLNYWTSHFSFVSGNIFEGKSLLTSRLCGSRGMYMSRHRLGRWERSRLCAAVDVGSAIDVINDLGLDTLTFLGVTVVVVPVFKTIRASPILGFFFAGIVLNQFGLIRNLTDVKVLSEWGILFLLFEMGLELSLARLKALAKYAFGMGLTQVVLSTLAFTAFELPPNGAIGTKILEFLFHSRPDLVNIRSIDEAVVIGAALSLSSSAFVLQLLAEKGELPTRFGSATLGILLLQDIAVVPLLVILPVLESQNLVEESIWPLLAQESLKALGGLGLLSLGGKYLLRGVFEVVAEARSSEAFVALCLLTVAGTSLLTQKLGFSDTLGAFLAGALLAETNFRTQIEADIRPFRGLLLGLFFVTTGTSIDTQLLFREWPNILSLLAGLIAIKTMIITAIGPRVGLTLQESVRIGLLLSQGGEFAFVVFSLANSLGVLPLELNKLLIIVVVLSMALTPLLNEVGRRAAEFIEDKFDTEDKAAEVNFNVREPIVIVGFGQMGQVLANFLSAPLASGIDGGFVGWPYVAFDLNVSVVKASRKLGFPILYGDGSLPAVLQSASISSPKAFMIMFTGRRRTTEAVQRLRLAFPGIPIYARAQDLTHLLELKKAGTTDAILENAEMSLQLGSKLLKDFGVMSDDVNFLSQLFRDSMELQAQEALSKNDAREFDITKPLQVRVGDSIGAQAPIPSTSSGAKSLSINQTDDSHVLRFQGEADQAAHDSELQEPEDVQGKGVLYCELDGENGFPVGTDDAMVEKNMLDPSAPCMATTEDP
- the LOC118048611 gene encoding K(+) efflux antiporter 3, chloroplastic isoform X2, translated to MLESITCCHGPKGHNIRNKSSPIRACSRHISHFHVHSFNARFFTKKPTRMPSCGLNYWTSHFSFVSGNIFEGKSLLTSRLCGSRGMYMSRHRLGRWERSRLCAAVDVGSAIDVINDLGLDTLTFLGVTVVVVPVFKTIRASPILGFFFAGIVLNQFGLIRNLTDVKVLSEWGILFLLFEMGLELSLARLKALAKYAFGMGLTQVNIRSIDEAVVIGAALSLSSSAFVLQLLAEKGELPTRFGSATLGILLLQDIAVVPLLVILPVLESQNLVEESIWPLLAQESLKALGGLGLLSLGGKYLLRGVFEVVAEARSSEAFVALCLLTVAGTSLLTQKLGFSDTLGAFLAGALLAETNFRTQIEADIRPFRGLLLGLFFVTTGTSIDTQLLFREWPNILSLLAGLIAIKTMIITAIGPRVGLTLQESVRIGLLLSQGGEFAFVVFSLANSLGVLPLELNKLLIIVVVLSMALTPLLNEVGRRAAEFIEDKFDTEDKAAEVNFNVREPIVIVGFGQMGQVLANFLSAPLASGIDGGFVGWPYVAFDLNVSVVKASRKLGFPILYGDGSLPAVLQSASISSPKAFMIMFTGRRRTTEAVQRLRLAFPGIPIYARAQDLTHLLELKKAGTTDAILENAEMSLQLGSKLLKDFGVMSDDVNFLSQLFRDSMELQAQEALSKNDAREFDITKPLQVRVGDSIGAQAPIPSTSSGAKSLSINQTDDSHVLRFQGEADQAAHDSELQEPEDVQGKGVLYCELDGENGFPVGTDDAMVEKNMLDPSAPCMATTEDP
- the LOC118048629 gene encoding putative disease resistance protein RGA3, which encodes MASVLELLPFSENNHQRVLDTVEHFIRAVGGALGCVEVVVGGEDVGGWEEQQVTPKAVKIWLPNLRDAAYVTEDLLEHLTVEGKQYPVPISINAWKVRKTLEALETTAYEGLGLNLREDIEGYPTVIPKTGIGGIGKTNLAQLAYNDGRVTQNFDVKIWVFVSEFFYAKMIMKTVTESATKKICKKEMDAHRKRYLIVLDDAWSEDHIEWGKLRPLLRGGLAGSKIIIASRSKKVAMMMDSPTFPYHLKGLDEDDCWALFRQRAFRRREEEQYPNLSPIGKQIARKFGGLPLAAKTLGSLTRFKREDREWLLVENSEPWSLNVNHGGILPSLMLSYYHPTIQLKHCFAFCSIFPKAYEIKEKIILLWMAEGFLLGVKPPEDIGNEYFKDLLWMGFFQDAEKSDDGNMNCYKMHDIIHDLAQYVSGKEFAIVEHDLLPLSLVQACHSCVEGKVGSFTVPEALYEAEQQRTLLLVGVEGLKDIPCKLFSSFKYWRVVDLNSCGLASLDKSL